From the Portunus trituberculatus isolate SZX2019 chromosome 8, ASM1759143v1, whole genome shotgun sequence genome, the window gaaaagaggtcattgtacacacacacacacacacacacacacacacacacacacacacacacacagttaaattTACTTcctgtttagtagtagtagtagtagtagtagtagtagtagtagtagtagtagtggtagcagtagtagtagtagtggtggtggtggtggtggtggttgtagtagtagtaatagtagttgtttttgttgttattgagaTTAGTACtagaagcagaagtagtagtagtagtagtagtagtagtagtagtagtagtagtattagtagtagtagtagtagtataagaaaCCGGTGCTATCTAGTATAAGaattccttacacacacacacacacacacacacacacacacacacacacacacacacacacacacacacagccgcctcgcccctgtctgtgtgtgtgtgtgtgtgtgtgtgtggcaggagaGACGTGGCAACACCGCTTGTAATGCCTAACTTTACACTattatataactctctctctctctctctctctctctctctctctctctctctctctctctctctctctctctgctgtcgaATCGAACTGctacgctactactactactactactactactactactactactactactactactactactactactactactgctattgctgctactaccagagagagagagagagagagagagagagagagagagagagaaaaatcaagccatattttcatttttttctttatttctttccataaataaaaaaaatatgtaattttTTAATATGTAATCGTGTCTATGTTAGGCTGAATACCATGTTACATTTACCATTACACcaattactgctattattattattattattattattattattattattattattgttgttgttgttattattgttattattattattattattattattattattattattattattattattattattattattattattattgtatgaccttatttaccagagagagagagagagagagagagagagagagcaagcgagCGAGTTGGCGCCACGAGaacgaggtcatatggcgccgagagagagagagagagagagagagagagagagagagcactatctttatcattatcttcactatGAGCTTGTGTCCAAGGTTATTAGGTcaaataaggtgtgtgtgtgtgtgtgtgtgtgtgtgtgtgtgtgtgtgtgtgtgtgtgtgtgtgtgtgtccgtcattCTTATATCCCATTATTGGATTAACCCCTTAAAgactgattttctctctctctctctctctctctctctctctctctctctctctctctctctctctctctctctctcatttatagtTTGGCAtttaatatatttctttattttttttgcatatatttcttttttttatttattttttatttgtttatttatttattatttttttctcacggTTATTAATCTCGTCACatatttgctatttatttattatttttatttatttatttatttatttatttatatttacgcTCTCAAGCCAGCCATGTCTGCaatattgcctctctctctctctctctctctctctctctctctctcgtggtggtgatagtacttttagtagtagtagtagtagtagtgaggagaaagaggaagaggaagaagaagaagtagaggaggaggaggaggaggaaaaatatgaagaagaaagagagagagagagagagagagagagagagagagagagagtgacttatTAGGTAACCGATGttatgttcatctctctctctctctctctctctctctctctctctctctctctctctctctctctctccaccaccaccaccactactaccaccactactactaccactaccaccaccactactactactactactactactactactactactcttcgtCCTTCTCATTTCATTTCGTGTTTTGCTTTTGAGAATTGTTGACTGTGAACGATAATTGTTAAATATGAACGAtgcattttgagagagagagagagagagagagagagagagagagagagagagagagatgggggtcaACAGGTAACATTAAcgcttccctcccccttccccaccttcccctatcaccaccaccaccaccaccaccacctccaccaccaccaccaccaccaccaccaccaccactaccaccaccaccaccaccaccaccaccaccaccaccaccaccaccaccaccactactactactactactactactactactactactactactactactactactacttttcgtgtgtgtatgtatgtatgtatgtagaggAGGCGTGTTGAGTGTCTAGTGGCCGCCATTTTGGTTTGCATGGGGAACAcgacgtcactctctctctctctctctctctctctctctctctctctctctctctctctctgatgaattattgttttcttcatttcttttatcttgtagtttttattttcttttgctttttctacgtaaaattctctctctctctctctctctctctctctctctctctctctctctctctctctctctctgtagtttcCATCTTAATATtattcaccagagagagagagagagagagagagagagagagagattaggaagaagaggaggaagaggaggaattggtAATgataggaataaaagaaaaatcacaaaggaaaagaagaagaggaggaagaaggagtaagaagagaagaagaggaggaggaggtagtggtggtggtggtggtagtagtagaaaagtgaaggaagaggaagaggaagaagaggaggaggaggaggaggtggaggaggaggagaggatgggagggagagaaattacCATGTGAGTTGccagtgaccaccaccaccacctcctcctcctcctcctcctcctcctccttgcatgttgcctcctgcatctctctctctctctctctctctctctctctctctctctcaggaaaataAACTGGTCTTATTGTAACACAACGGccattttttctctaatttatttacttatttattttatttagcaagtctctctctctctctctctctctctctctctctctctctctctctctctctctctctctctctctctctggtaaaatgAGGAGatagtggaaggagaggaagaagaagaagaagaagaagaagagattacaaatggaaggaaataaggagagaagaaagaaagaaagaaaaagagttatctatatttctgtatttatttatttatttatttatttatttatttatttattagggTTAATGCCTTTAAGATTCTGAGATACGTAAAAACAAGCCTACtgggattagaaaaaaaggcctacaCGATTAGATATAAATGGCTTACTTCATTGtatgggctgtgtgtgtgtgtgtgtgtgtgtgtgtgtgtgtgtgtgtgtgtgtgtgtgtgtgtgttggttaatGTGTGTTAgtgctatattttttaacatctctcagacattttccctttctcagctttttactatgcgatcttgtgcttcgaatgtgtgtgtgtgtgtgtgtgtgtgtgtgtgtgtgtgtgtgtgtgtgtgttgaggtgttggttaatgtgtgttgtttgtgttgcagtgtgtCCAGCAAGTGTGTGGTGGAGAGCTTGCTGCAACAGGTGGCTCAGCTCAGCGATGTGGAGAagttcctcctttacctcaagTTGCCCGtcggccgcccccctgacgctGACCCCCTCAAACAGTGAGTACTGCtgaccacctcacctcacctcacctcacctcacctcacctcacctcacctcacctcacctttccttaccttacctcatctcatcttaccttaccttacctaaactCACCTCACCTTGTGTAAGGCAAATTTTCTGGATTATAAAATGTGTGCCTTCCTTCACTCTGTAAGCCTTCACCTCATTGGAAAGCTAAAATCCCTTATTTTCTGGGGAGTGGGGGTGGTTTGCCCCCATACATCTCCCTGCAGAGCATAACCCTGGACCTGACTAGGGACTATGCCTCCTGAACCCCTACTTCTCACTCTTTGAGACTTCCAGGGCTGGGTTGACAGCCATAGCAAGGATACAACAatacttcactactactactactgctactactactactactactactactactactactactactactactactactactactactactactaccaccaccactaccaccactaccaccactatttcagGCCGCTGAACCCCCTGGGCAGCCGTTGTGAGATCCAGCTGACCATTACCTGGATCAAGACACACCTGGAGATGAACAGTGAGGTGTCTCTGCCCAAACGAGAGGTGTACAACGAATACATGTGAGTCACCCATTCCATTTCATCAAGTGcttacgttttctttgattcttgtttattgtatttatttatttatttatttatttatttatttatttatttatctttttttttttttttttttttttttctttttgctggtTAATCTTATATTCCCCCCACCTCCCCAGGCATTACTGCACCCTAAACAACATTAAGGCGCTCAGTACGGCAGACTTCGGTAAGGTGATGAAGCAAGTGTTCCCTGGCGTGCGTCCTCGGAGGCTGGGCCAGCGCGGCGCCTCAAAGTACTGCTACTCTGGCCTGCGCAAAAAATGGACCTTAGAACCACCAGACCTTCCCGACCTTAATGACAATATGGCCAAGAAAAatatggtgggtggtggtggtggtggtggttgttggtgtttattttgttggttTAGGTTTtaaattgagttttgtgtaccattagaccattttattggtatTATAAAGAGTCTGTGgatgttagaagattaatggccacagtcttcactattttaaccccttcattactgggacacatttatacattgagatttgtgtaccattagaccattttgttgacattatgaAAGGGTCtctggagatcagaagattaatggctagagtcttcactatttcaacacccacatgagtttgtgaagctgtataaagtcaccaaatagtcaccagaatgaatatggaaacacatcaaaGCACTGAAGGTATTAAAAGTGTAGTGAGTGAGGGAACAGTGAAGATTTGTACCAGAAAACCAATACATCTTAATTTATTCCACTTTTAGGCTTTCAACAGCTCCTCTCGTCCTCAGCTGGGGGTGGACTGCGtagtggaggaaggggaggtggaccGCGCTGCCACCTGTCTGGTTCTGGAGTGGGCGGAGAAGCTGTGTTCGGTGAAgtttgagtgtgtgagggaCCTGGCGTTGCATCTCGTCAATAAGAACTATGTGGACAACCGATCTGTGGCCGCCTTCACCCTTCTGTCCCTGGCTGACCACAAGCAgggtgagcacacacacacacacacacacacacacacacacacacacacacacacacacacacacacacacacactgcaccacgaACCATTACGTAAAGCaacaaaaccatgaaaaaaactaagaaaaacgtaaaaaaaaaacaattatcacaaaatataataagCGTCAGCCATTTAGCACCAACTGAGCACCCATTCCCTCAGGTGTGCTGGTTGGGGGAGGcgtcggaggaggagggaagcaccGGGAGACACAGATACAACTGCAGCGGAAGTTACAGGAAAAGGAACACATTAGGGAGCAAAAGAGGAAATTGCAGGtaagattggttaggttaggttaggttaggttagggttagtttAAGTAAGTTTAGGGTTAATTCAGGTTATTTtagggttaggtgaggtttggtGTGTGGGTTTTAGAGAGTGGAGATTTGAAAGGGAGATAAGACGTAAGGTTTGAGGGATTTGCAGGTGTTGggtggagataaggaagagggaggagagtagATGTTTAGTTGTGATGGGCATAGGTGATGGGAGTGctgatgggggagggaggggagtgtaTGGTGAAGAGATGGTGATTAGgacatggtggtggttgtggtggtggtggtggcggtggtgagagaGGTTTGAAATGTTGATAATAAGtagtcttaattttctttctctcgtctgtTGTGTTTATCTAATGGTATtcttctctcctgtgtgtgtgtgtgtgtgtgtgtgtgtgtgtgtgtgtgtgtgtgtatgtttgtgtgtgtgtgtcaggagcaGCAGCCGGCGGTGACCAagtgcaacagcagcagcggcggcggcggcggtggcagtgACCGGCCCAAGTCTCGGCGTCGCAGTGGCACACAGCGCAACCCTTCCGGTGACACCCACACCCCCCTCACCAATGGCACCCCACCCCCTGCCACAAAGCTGGCACCCTCCGCCACCAATGGCACCTGTGAGAccgttggtggtggcggcggcggggacAGAAGCTTGCTGCGGTGTGAGCTGGagaatggtggcagtggtggtggtggtggtggtggtggtggtgttggggaggGCAGTGTGGTGGGGGGCGTGGCCATCAAGCAGGAGGATTCGCTGGACTTCCTGGAGTCCCTGACGGATGAGAAGGTGGCGGATGGCAAGTGTGAGGAGGATCAGGCAGCGGTGGTGGCCGCTCTGTCCCTGCCGCCCCTCAGGAGGAGCTGCAGCACCCCAGCGGGCACCCTGGAGGCCAAGAAAACCTCCCTGGGGACCTGCAAGGTGACCCTGTCCAAGGCCGGCAGTGGCAAGAAGACCCTGCGCCTCATGTCCAACCCAGGCACAGCACCGGCCAAGCCACCCTCACCCAAGCCACACTTCAAGGTGATACAACCCATGCCGGACACAGCCACACACTGGCTCAGCATGGAGCTggggacaccacaacaccaccaacaacagcagcagcagcaacaacaacaacaacaacaacaacaacaacaacaacaacaacaacaacaacaacaacaacaactgcagcagcagcaacagcagcaacaccaacaacagcagcagcaacctcagcagcagcagcagcagcaacagcttcCTACCAAGGTGGACTCCCTATTGGGGGCCACCCTGACAGGACAGGCCACACTGGACATCCCTGTCTCCCTCACCCACCAGATACACACcaaccaccaacagcagcagcagcagcaacagcaacagcagttgcagcagcagcagcagcagcaacaacaacaacaacaacaacaacaacaacaacagcagcagcagcagcagcagcagcagcagcagcagcagtgccagCAGACCACAGGAGGGGTGGCAgtgagtggcggcggcggcggcggtggcggcagcaataacagcagcaatggCGGCAACAGCCACGAGGCGGAAGAGGAACTGATGCAGTACTTCCACAGGAACCCGGTGGACCTGGACGAGACCACCCAGCTGTCTGAGCTGCGCAAGCTGCTGCAGATCAACCTGCCCAGCGGCCTGGCCCGGGGCGGCACCACGCGGCCTATGGGGGGCGAGGGGGACATGCTGGAGCAGGAAGGGGTGGGTGTGGGGGGGATCCGCCGCAGGGTGAGCTTCCAGCCCTCTCTGGAGGGGGCGGAGACCCTCAGCTTGGTGGGGGGCCAGACAGTGGGGTCGGTGCCCCCCAGCCCCAACACACGCCGCACACAGTTCAACTTCACCCCGATTGGCACCAGCCTAGAGCAGACCCAGGGCGTCTCGCAGTGCTCCAGCGCCAATGCCAGCCCCTTCATGTCGCCCCGCAACACCCCGCTGCCCCGCTCCCGCCACAATTCAGGGCAGACTTCCTCCACCTATGTGACGCCGCGCAGTACACCCTTCACCCCGGAGCAGCCCGGCGGGGGCCACCCAGTGCCCTCTGAGAGCAGCACCCCCTTCATGTCCCCCATCCCCACCCCGCTGTTCCCGCGCTCCAGACACAACTCCAGCCAGAACCTGCGCACCATCTACACCCCAACCTGCCGCTCCAGACACTCCTCTGGCGCCCCCAGTCTGCGCCATGCCCCATATGGCGCCGACGACCCCTCGGGGCGCCGCGCCGGAAAGTTCCCCTCCAGGCACTCTTCCGGCAGCGTGCCGCCCTCCCCCTCCTCAGCACCCTTGTCCCCTCTGGTGCATGATAACTCCCTGCACCCCCAGCAGGACGTGGCTGGCCTGCAGCTGGGCGGCTCCTCCATGCTGCAGCTCATGCTGAAGAGCAAGCCCACGCCCGGCCCGGGCCATGGCGGGGCCGGCATGAATGACCTGCGGCGGCGGCACATGTCAGCGGGCCCCACCATCCACTACCAGCCCCAACCCCCACCTTCCCCGTGGACCCCCTGGCACAGGAGGTGACCAGCGTGCTCACCAACCCCCAGCCTGGCACCAGCGCGGCCCAGCAGGCCCCTGCCAACCGCCCCCAGTCCGTGCCGCTGCTGCAGATGCTCAACATGCCGGACAGCTTTGCCAAGTCGCAGCCCAACACGCCGCTGGTGGGGCAGCCCTTCAGCTTCTCTGACTACTGCAGCATGAGCCAGGCCTCCTCCTACGCCCCCACCCCTGTCCCCAGCGAGTACAACGACTTCACCCTGGAGATCGACCCACTGCTGGAGGCAAACCTGCAGGGTGATGGGGCTGCCTCGGTGGGCCTGGACCCCCTCGACTCCCTGTCCCTGGCCGGCGCTCAGTCCGGTGACCTCTCCGCCCTCTCAGACCCCCTGGAGGTGCCCCCCAACATCAATCCCTTCGAGGCGTACCAGGGGGACGGCGGGGGCGTGCGGGAGCCCCTGGAGGACCGGGTGCTtggggagggagtgggggtGTGCATGGACCCCCTGAGGGAGTCCCATGGCAGTGAGGGCGGCGAGGCGCGTGACATGCAGGAGCCACTGATGAACCCGTCCTCCATGCTGACCCTCAACGCCCTCAACCGCTCCGCCACGCTGGAGTCAGGGGCAGGGACGGGACTGGAGGACGACTTCCAGCCCACCCTGGCAGACCTTGGGGACCAGGAGGTGTTC encodes:
- the LOC123501135 gene encoding LOW QUALITY PROTEIN: uncharacterized protein LOC123501135 (The sequence of the model RefSeq protein was modified relative to this genomic sequence to represent the inferred CDS: inserted 1 base in 1 codon) codes for the protein MAVSVSGGVERADMVTMRGEGVAVGGVATVTTDSAASQGLALPGQCRHPNGTGAGTGTPTGTPNGEAAQWKPAGQEASKMAKIRDVVENAASVSSKCVVESLLQQVAQLSDVEKFLLYLKLPVGRPPDADPLKQPLNPLGSRCEIQLTITWIKTHLEMNSEVSLPKREVYNEYMHYCTLNNIKALSTADFGKVMKQVFPGVRPRRLGQRGASKYCYSGLRKKWTLEPPDLPDLNDNMAKKNMLGVDCVVEEGEVDRAATCLVLEWAEKLCSVKFECVRDLALHLVNKNYVDNRSVAAFTLLSLADHKQGVLVGGGVGGGGKHRETQIQLQRKLQEKEHIREQKRKLQEQQPAVTKCNSSSGGGGGGSDRPKSRRRSGTQRNPSGDTHTPLTNGTPPPATKLAPSATNGTCETVGGGGGGDRSLLRCELENGGSGGGGGGGGGVGEGSVVGGVAIKQEDSLDFLESLTDEKVADGKCEEDQAAVVAALSLPPLRRSCSTPAGTLEAKKTSLGTCKVTLSKAGSGKKTLRLMSNPGTAPAKPPSPKPHFKVIQPMPDTATHWLSMELGTPQHHQQQQQQQQQQQQQQQQQQQQQQQQQQQLQQQQQQQHQQQQQQPQQQQQQQQLPTKVDSLLGATLTGQATLDIPVSLTHQIHTNHQQQQQQQQQQQLQQQQQQQQQQQQQQQQQQQQQQQQQQQQQQCQQTTGGVAVSGGGGGGGGSNNSSNGGNSHEAEEELMQYFHRNPVDLDETTQLSELRKLLQINLPSGLARGGTTRPMGGEGDMLEQEGVGVGGIRRRVSFQPSLEGAETLSLVGGQTVGSVPPSPNTRRTQFNFTPIGTSLEQTQGVSQCSSANASPFMSPRNTPLPRSRHNSGQTSSTYVTPRSTPFTPEQPGGGHPVPSESSTPFMSPIPTPLFPRSRHNSSQNLRTIYTPTCRSRHSSGAPSLRHAPYGADDPSGRRAGKFPSRHSSGSVPPSPSSAPLSPLVHDNSLHPQQDVAGLQLGGSSMLQLMLKSKPTPGPGHGGAGMNDLRRRHMSAGPTIHYQPQPPXFPVDPLAQEVTSVLTNPQPGTSAAQQAPANRPQSVPLLQMLNMPDSFAKSQPNTPLVGQPFSFSDYCSMSQASSYAPTPVPSEYNDFTLEIDPLLEANLQGDGAASVGLDPLDSLSLAGAQSGDLSALSDPLEVPPNINPFEAYQGDGGGVREPLEDRVLGEGVGVCMDPLRESHGSEGGEARDMQEPLMNPSSMLTLNALNRSATLESGAGTGLEDDFQPTLADLGDQEVFNSLVLEVNKD